TCGAAGAAATCTTAGCAGTTTCTGATGGTATCATGGTTGCCCGTGGTGACTTAGGGGTTGAAATTCCAACGCATGAAGTGCCAATCGTACAAAAATACATTATCAAAAAATGTAATGAAGCAGGTAAACCAGTAGTTACTGCTACACAAATGTTAGACTCAATGCAACGTAATCCACGTCCTACACGTGCGGAAGCTGGTGACGTTGCCAACGCAATCTTCGATGGTACGGATGCTGTTATGTTATCAGGGGAAACAGCAGCTGGTGATTTCCCAGTTGAAGCCGTTCAAACAATGGCAGCTATCTGTGTGCGTACAGAAGCAGCTTTAGTAGGTCAAGATGCATTTGCCTTAAAACGTTACGACCAAGCAGATATGACAGAAGCGATTGGTCAAGCAGTTGGCCATACTGCACGCAACTTAGGTATCGAAACAATTGTTGCCGCAACATCATCTGGTCATACAGCATTAATGATTGCTAAATATCGTCCAAATGCGTCGATTGTTGCTGCTACCTTTGATGAAGCGACAGCACGTCGTTTATCAGTATCTTGGGGTGTTGAAGCCTTTGTGATTAATCGTCCAGGTTCAACTGACCACATGATTGACTTAGCAACTGAATTAGTTCAAGAAAAAGGTTATGTTTCAGAAGGTGATTTAGTAATCATCACAGCGGGTGTACCAGTTGGCGAATCAGGAACTACAAACTTAATGAAAATCCAAGTTATTGGTACACAATTGGCGAAAGGTGTGGGTGTTGGTAAAGAACACTTTATCGGTAAAGCTATTATCGCTGAAGATGCTGCAACAGCGAATGAAGCAGCAACTATTGGTTCAGTATTAGTGACTCGCGCAACGGATAAAGATTTTGCACCAGCATTAGAAAAAGTAGGCGCAATCGTTACTGAAGTGGGTGGTGTGACCTCTCATGCTGCAATCATTGGTTTAGAGCGAGGCATTCCAGTCATTGTATCAGCTAAAGATGCTTTAGAAGCGATAGAAGATGGTGAATTAATTACTGTAGATGCTCGCCGTGGTTTAGTATATCGTGGTGCAACAATTAGTATCTAATTAAATAGTAGCGGAATGGATAGACAATCATCCCGTCGATGACCCGATATCGGTTCTATAATATTTGGTGTTGGTGGCTTTTGAAAGGGAGCCATCAACACCTTTTTAATTTTGTATACAAAAAGGTCAGATATTCTCGTATAATTAAAGTGAAAAACCAATGATTATCAATTGAGGATAAAAGTGTTACCTTTGACAACAATTTAATACTGCCCATTGTTCAATTCAACGAAACCAAGTATAAACTTACCCCTTATTCTTGTAAAAAATGCAAGGCTAACCCTTCCAAGCAGACAATTATAAAATACAATTTTAAAACTCGACTTGTTTATTGTTAGGAGAGAAAAATTTCTCCCTTGTTATTACAATTGAAAACGTAAGGTTTTCTATGTAAAGAGTGCAGCGACACGATTATCGCTATTACCAGCTTAGCCGCTAAATATTGTCATATTTCTCAGATGATTGCTCGTATATAAAGTTATTCTTGGTATGTGGTATAAAACGTTGATAAACAGATTAGACACTAAATTAGAAGAAGATGGTGCTAAGATTTCTGGCAGGAAAAAACAATATATTGTCAATGCCAGAGTAAATTTAACAAAAGCTACAAGTAATAATTGTTGATGAAGCAACATCAATGTTAGATGAAAAGACTGAAGAAAATATATTGGTTTGATAAAACATGATTTTCATAATAGTAGGAGTAAAAAATTTTAAATAATTAGTAAACAATAGTGAATCTTTGCTTGAGAAAATCTTTATATGGGGAGCGGATTTAAATGGAGATTGTAATTAAAAACCTAGAAAAAGAATACGGCAAAATAAAGGTTGTTGATGGTATCAGTTGTGCCATGCATAAAGGCATATATGGTGT
The genomic region above belongs to Aerococcaceae bacterium zg-1292 and contains:
- the pyk gene encoding pyruvate kinase, which translates into the protein MKKTKIICTLGPATNTKEKMVELINAGMNVARFNFSHGSHEEHRERFNNLKAARKETGRFNTAILLDTKGPEIRTNDMENNYVELVRGNTVRISMTEVLGNADKFSVTYPELINDVVPGNHILLDDGLVDLLVTEIDAANGEIVTEIQNTGVLKSKKGVNVPNVSVNLPGITPKDEADIRFGVQEGIDFIAASFVRRASDVMEIRAILEEEGDPKVKIISKIENQEGVDNIEEILAVSDGIMVARGDLGVEIPTHEVPIVQKYIIKKCNEAGKPVVTATQMLDSMQRNPRPTRAEAGDVANAIFDGTDAVMLSGETAAGDFPVEAVQTMAAICVRTEAALVGQDAFALKRYDQADMTEAIGQAVGHTARNLGIETIVAATSSGHTALMIAKYRPNASIVAATFDEATARRLSVSWGVEAFVINRPGSTDHMIDLATELVQEKGYVSEGDLVIITAGVPVGESGTTNLMKIQVIGTQLAKGVGVGKEHFIGKAIIAEDAATANEAATIGSVLVTRATDKDFAPALEKVGAIVTEVGGVTSHAAIIGLERGIPVIVSAKDALEAIEDGELITVDARRGLVYRGATISI